One Nocardia huaxiensis genomic window, TGAGCCCGCCCACCGCGTCGAAGTCCCAGTCGGCGACCAGTTCACGTAGCAGCTTGCCGATCAGCGGCGCGGCCTCGTGGTGCAGGGTGGCCCGGCGCAGGTCCACGTAGTAGTCGGCTTCCTTGCCCGAGGACAGGGTGACGCGGCCGTGTACGACGGCGAGCGCGCGCACCAGTTCGGCCAGTCTGTCCCGGTCTGTCGTGGATACCTGGGTCATTTCTGTCTTCTACGTCCTTCCGCGTGCATTGAACAGGCCCCTGTTGAGGCGGGCCGCGACGGACCTGGGGAGGAGTCCGGCGACCGCAGCGATCGCTTTGTACTGCAGGCCGGGCACGCTGATCACCCGGTCCCTATCCAGATCTCTGAGCGATCCGGCCACCACCTCGTCCACGGTGAGCCACAGTGGCTTCGGCAGTGATTCCGTCTCGATTCCGGCTCGCTCATGGAATTCGGTGCGGACCAATCCGGGGCAGAGAGCCTGCACCCGGACACCGGTCCCGGCCAGCCCGCCCGCCAGCCCTTCGGAAAAGGATACGACGTACGCCTTGGAGGCCGAGTAGGTCGATCCTCGCCCGGAGACGAGCCCGGCCATGCTGGCCACATTCACGATGGTGCCCTTGGCGGCATGCACCATGGGTGGCAGCGCGGCCCGGGTGAGCTGCACGACAGAGGTTACGTTCACGTCGAGCTGGGCTTGCAGCTCTCCGGGCTCGAGCTTCCAGAATTCACCCGAAGTTCCGAATCCGGCGTTGTTGACCAGGAATTCGACACCCTGCGCGGCGCGGGCCGCCACCTCGTCGCGATCGTCGGGCTCGGCCAGATCGGCCCGCAGGATTTCCGCGCGCGCCCCGAACCGGACCTCCACATCGTGGGCGAGAGCCTCCAGACGCTCCTTGTTCCGCGCCACCAGCACCAGGTCGTAGCCGAGCGAAGCCAGCCGGGTCGCGTACGCCAGGCCGATCCCCGAGGTGGGTCCGGTGACCAACGCCACGGGGCGGTGCGCACCGGGCAGACGTGAAACTGGAGAACTCTCGGTCATAGATCGACACCTAACCCTCGCCGAACATGAACACGGCCCACGCCGTTGTCGGCCTACTCTACGTGCCCGCCAAACCCGCGACGTGGCAACGGCTCCCGAAGACTCGAGAGCAGCGACCGCCTGCCACCGCGCCACGCAGGGCGTAGACATTCGTCATCCCGGCGCGCTTTTGGCCGGGATGACGGTGGTTCAGTTGGCCGCAGTGTCC contains:
- a CDS encoding SDR family NAD(P)-dependent oxidoreductase, translated to MTESSPVSRLPGAHRPVALVTGPTSGIGLAYATRLASLGYDLVLVARNKERLEALAHDVEVRFGARAEILRADLAEPDDRDEVAARAAQGVEFLVNNAGFGTSGEFWKLEPGELQAQLDVNVTSVVQLTRAALPPMVHAAKGTIVNVASMAGLVSGRGSTYSASKAYVVSFSEGLAGGLAGTGVRVQALCPGLVRTEFHERAGIETESLPKPLWLTVDEVVAGSLRDLDRDRVISVPGLQYKAIAAVAGLLPRSVAARLNRGLFNARGRT